The following is a genomic window from Aquila chrysaetos chrysaetos chromosome 2, bAquChr1.4, whole genome shotgun sequence.
GCACCTAATTCCCACTGAAGTAAAGGGTGGTTAGATGCCTAAATACTAGCTATGTCTGCAGCACGGTCACTGCCTTTGCCTGAGAGCATCCGCTTTTCAAGGTCATCGGTGCTACTGGCTGCCCTCTGGGCTCCAGACATACCACCTAAACCCTTGAGCATCTCGCACAGATGTGTTAcaacagggaggggaagggcccCCACACCCCAGCTACAGCAGCTGAATCCAGGCCCGAGAGCACGGCCTGTCCTGGCTGCAGTTTGCCCTTCAGCTGGAACCTGCTCCTGCCCCCCCGTACATCCCACGCAGGCTGAGAGTGTGGGATGAAAATGGGGCAAGTGGGGGGGAATGGCATTGCAGTGGTGGTAGGTACAGAGCCAGTACTCCAGCCAGCTGGTGACAGAATGACTGCTGCAGTTCCATGACCCAGGTAACCCCAGTGGCTGTGCCCCGCTTGCCCAAGGGGAGCGTGCTGACAGGGAAGCGAAAGCCCCATCCCCTCAGCCTTTCCTGAGAGCTGAGCTCCAAGGAGCCCAAGGGAAGGAAAGCccaggcagctgggcagcccTGCTCACATCCACGCCAGTTCGGCTCTGCACAAGGTTGTCCCAAACCAACTTAGAGAGCAGGGAGGGCTTGttccttgctgctttgcttgcagtcaatttgcaaaataattcctCCAGGATGATCACACAGAGCAAATGAAAAGCTCCATCCCGAATCCTCCGCTGGTGTGGGTAATCCCTGTTCCAAGGAGTAAAGTCTCTTGtttaaatgcagaagagaaaattgaGGGTTTCAGAGAAAGTGTAAGCCTTGGATAGCATGCTTTGCACGTATCAGATTTAATAATTACTATTTAATTTATGAACTCTGTAAAACCAAAAGAAGACTGATAGCAGAGGGAGTCACGATTGGGGTGGAATGGAAGTTAGCACACCAGAGAATAAGAACCTTCAAAATTAGCCATGAAAGAAAGGAGTTTAACTTTGTTGAGCTTCTTAACAGGTTAAAGTCAATGTATGTATGTACTTAGATTGGGGAATACtcatgaaaagaagaaataaaggagCCGCAGAAAAAGATGTAGATTGTTAGGAAGTATTAGGAAGTGGGAAAAGCTAAAGCTAAAAGCAAATGACATTATTCTACCGGGAAAGAGAGACAAATAcaacatacagaaatatatagAAACCAATCCTTTTTATAGGAAACATGACACTCCTTCCACAACATTGCCCTAATTAGAAAATGTACCATAATGAACACCAGTCgcaaagcaaaaagacaaaGTTGTTGAGAGGTAAGGATACTATTTTCAGGAGATGATGAAGGAAAAGTGTGTAAAGTTATGGAAATGTTCATTATTGGAAAAATGAAGTAGAGGgttatttgtttttatagaaaGGTGGGATAGTGCctgttttaaaatcacttctaaaattcacGTTGAATTCTGTGAGGTCAGGTTTTCTTTTCGGTAAAGTCAAAGTACTGAGTTTAACGCCCTCGCAGGTCTGTTGTATACAGATTAAATTACTAAAATCCAGTATTCTAGAGAAAGGAAGCTCTCGGTCAGGGGGTTCATTTGCCAGCTCTGGTATGGGcttttttgtgatgtttgcGAAGTCACTCATTTTCTGTGCCCGTTCCCAAATCATCAACCAACCCGTGGGTGTCAGCCTGGCAAGGTGTGTTGTCCCCATAGCTTTTATCCCAGGGATTTAATCTAACACGGCAACCACATCCAGTCCGCAACACAGCCTGGAAGCCTCCCAGCAAGAGGGCTTCTCCTGGCTCTTAGCGTTGCCCCACGCTCATATGGCTCAGCCCTGTGGAGAGTCCATCCTTAAAGCCGGGACTACATCAACCAGAGCCAGACGGCCACTTCTATTgatgtaaatttttattttattttttttcctcctctcgAGGTGTAGACACAACCAACCATTTCAGGAAAATGCTCGATTTCGGCATCCCACGTACATCGATTTGGTCAATCTGCTTTGCAATCCTCCACTGAGCACAATAAATGAacccattcaaaaaaaaaaaaaaaaaaaagagggagaataAGCCGCTATTTTCTCAGGTGGTCGGAGGTGTTTTTAACAGCCCGAGTTCCCCGGCGGGGGCCGGTGAGGAGGGCAGCGGGGCAAGAGGGCGGCGGGAGCCCCGACGGGACGGTCCGACCCAGCCCCGGGATATCCCAAAAGGGCCGGGCCACAACTCGGGCTGGAGGCCCCGTCGTCTCCGTCCCAGACCCCGGTTTGCCGGGGTGCGAGCAGCCGACTCCGCGCTGCAGGGTGTTACCTCCACAGGTGGCTGCGGGTGGGGGGCATCCCCACGGAGGACTAgggccacccccccccccttcgcCCGGCTCTGGCCGCTGCGGGCACACGGCCGGTTTCCCCTGCTCCTCATTTTCCTGCCCTGTTTCACATGGGCTGCAACCAAGCACGGTCTGCGGCGAACAGCCTGGAAACAAAcgtttttaattttaaatgtggtcggttttttttctttaccccTTTGGAAGCGTGAAAATTCATTTAAACGCGCCGGGGCCCCCGAAGTGTTTCTGTGGATTTAGCGGAAGGGACGGGGCGGCCGGGCACACGCAGCCATCCCCTTCGGGCCCACGGAGACGGACGTGGTCTCACCCCGTGGGCCCACGGCGACGGGCTCGTGGAGCACACGCGTGGGCGCTGCCGCTTACGTGTAGCACCCCCGGAGAAACGCCTGCCCCGTCCCATCCCCGCGGGTGCCGCCGGGAAAGAGGCGGCTCTGGGTGCGGCCCCGGGGCTACCGGTCGTCCGGGGCCACCGCGGGACGGCAGGGCGGCCTGTGCAGAGGGGTGAGCGGCAAACCCCCCCGGGTCAAAGGATGCCGTCCCCAGGGGGACGGCGGGGCCTGGGTGCCGTGGGGGAGAGCGCTGCCCCGGCCCCAACGCCCAAGTGGCGCGGGAGAGGGTGAAACCTGAACCGGCAAACCCCGAAATGAGGCCGGGCAGCCAGAGCTGAAAAGTCTCCAAGTCGGTCCCAAGCAAAACAAGAGATGAAACATTTCAGGTTATTACGTTCGCCCTTTGAAGCGAACTATTTCCCGCAGATAACAATGCGTAGGTATATTTAGACAGCTCGGCTCGTCCAAGGAGAATGTGCCTCGCGCTATTTGAGAAAAACTCTAAGAGTAAGTGCAAATATTTGATGCTGAAGAGCTCTTAAGGCTTGAGGAGTACCATTTACTTATTTCTACACATCAGTGTGGGCTTAGGATGTTAAATAGATTAAAAGGCTAAGAGAGGTCACTGAAGTAGACTCTCTTTCTCTcatcctgactttttttcctggcaaagtTTTTGCACTTTCTTTAGAGTGTCCTTGGCAAACTGCTCTTGAGAACCACCTCGGATCCTGTATAAGTTCGTGCCTCTCTGAACCCcggccgccgccccctcccctggCCGCCCCCCCGAAACGCCGCTCCAGCCCAGGCATTCAGCAAATGTTTGCCTGCGGGGTCAAGTTATTAATAAGCACCTCTCGGCCTTCTTTAATACCGGGGGAGTCCGGGAGCGCAGGGCAGCAGCGGTgccgccggccgggccgggccgggccggggcccgcCGGGCGGGCAGGTGAGCGCGGCCGTAcctggcggggcgggggggggccgggccggcgccCACCTCCCGCCGGCCGCGGGCTGCCCCGGCGGTGACACGGGCGGCCGGGGGCCGGGGACCAGGGCGGCCGCGGGAGGAGCCGCTCCACCGAGGACGGCCACGTCGTTTCaatttaatctcatttaaaaagacataaCTAATAAATTTGTATGGCCGGGGCTGCCGGAGACGTAAAGCAGAGTCGATAGTGGTTCAATCCCATTGAACCCTATTGAAAACCATGACAACAAGGAACAAGCTCCGATTTATCCCAGAGAGTTAAAGCACATTGTGGGAAGGCGTCAATCACCTATTATTCCCGATCTGAACAAATGCAAAATCTTGACTGGAACAAATGCTTCCAACAGGTCCGGGACATAGGGCTACATTTCCCTTTTGTTCACGGCCTAGCAGTTGGCATGTATTTGTGCTCCCCGCGCTCCGACCACCCAGGACGGCTGGGAGGCTGTGCTTGGAGCCGGGAAGATAACTACTGTCACCAGGCACGCTTGATAGGTGGCTGCAGTAATCACGGCCTGGGAATCGTTTATATGGAGCCTGTCCAGTCCCGAAGAAATATGCGGGAAGTTGGCCAAATGGAGCCTTGTGCCCCGTTCATCTCGCCCACAAATCTCGCCGATGTAAATCTCGCCTCTCCCTTGTCGTTATTGCTCTGTTGACATTTTCCCCGCGAAGTGTCACTGCTTCCAGGAGGGGCACCCGGAGCGGGGCGTGGagtggcggcggcggccgggggcaGGCGgcgagcggggctggggggcgaGAGCAGGGATGGATAAATATAATCTATACACAATAGCTTATAGATGTCTGTTTGGACAGGGAAATTTGAACCAACAAAGCGGCCGGCTAGCAGACTGTCTCCCTGGGTATCTGGGTTTCTATTTCCAGGCGCTCCGTGCGTCATCCTAGGCTTTCACGCCGTTTGCCCGACGGGGCCGTGCTGTGTGCGCTTTGGCCGGCTTTCAAGGGGAAGCGGATCTGCTGGGGAGAGGTTGGGtgtccccttccctccaggcTTCCCTCCATCCAGCCGGACTGGCCTCCCGCTCGTTCTCTAGACGGGCGCCGGGTCCCTCCCGCGAAACGGGCGGGAAGCGACGGGGACGGGCGCTGCGGCATGCGGGAGGGCACCGTGTCCCGCCCCCTCCCTCTGCGGCCCCCACGGCTTGACACACGCCGCGCGACCCGCGTGGAACAGGCTAATCGCGCCCCTCGGTCActtctgcccctgccctgcGGCTGAGGAGCGAGCCCTGCCACTGCGGTTTTGCGTTTCAACGGCTCATCGGGCTTCGTGTCTCGATACCGTATTTTTTTGTAAGTCCTCGGCGGCCACCGGGGCTGGGCAAAGCCCTCCCGCAGCTTCGCGGGGGGACGGGGCCGCCTGGTGAAAGGCTGCCAGGAGGCTCTTGTCCCACGGAGGGGaccgcggagccgccgccgggccTCCCCGGGCCGTGACCAGCCCCGGGCCGTGCCCGGCCGGTGTCCGCACCCCTCCtcccggtgggggggggggccggggctccGGGTTTGTCCGCCGCTGCTTTCGGCAGATGAAGCGGCgctcggcggggccgggagACGGGCGGATAAATAAACGCGCCGTGTTTgatcttttctccctctctcccagctggaaTCGTTTCAGTCCCTCACACATACCGCCCGAGGGGATACTCCTTGCGTTAGTACAATGCAAaatgctgctaaaaaaaaaaaaattaatctcccGACTCTTGCACATGGGCCGAGCGCGTCGGGCTCCCCGCATTTCCCCAGCCAAGCTCGGGCCGTCACCCTTCCCGAGAGAAAGGTGCACCTTCCATCCACCATGCCCAGGAgaggcaccccccccccccccccacccgccggAGATCCCATCCCCTCCAGGCGCACACCCGCCAGCCTTCCCCGCCGAAAGCTCAGCCGAGGTGTGAAAAATCCCCCGTTGAGGGTAGGAAACCTGCCAATGACAAGCGGGAGAATTGGAGGTAGCACGGCAAACAGCCCggggaaataaaacaaataacgACTTAAATTCCTTCCAGgtttaaagggggggggggggaatgaagAGGGAGAAGCGAGGAGGGGGCTCTCGGCAGGCTCTGCGGATGTCCTGGGAGGATTCACTTTGTCTGCGGATAGAAGGGACGCTGGTGGCTTTGGTGGCGGATGGAGGGGGGTGGTTGTTGGTCATCCACATGCCACCCAAGATGTTATTCACTGCTAACAATTACCATTATCTGTCCCCACTTTTGGCTAATCAGACAGAATATGTAATGATGAAGCCTGTTTCCTGCTGTCTTTGGGAGGTAACGGGTTATTCTCTCATGGGGGTGGCGGGAGGGGGGGGTTACACCTACTCCCATTAGGGCTTTAGCACTTGACTAATTCAGGTACTTAGCATCCTATAGACAGGGACGGTTTGAAAGCAGGCAGTGTTTGCAGTGGGGAGGACTGTTTATATAAACAGGACACCTCTGTAAACGACACTAATATTTGGGGTTAGGTGGCGATGGAAGGGAAGGTCCTCTTGAGCCGAGAGATTCCCCAGTAACTGGGCACAGTCCTTTCCTCGCAGCTTTTAAGGAAGGGGGTTCGGGGCTTTGgggcaatatttttttttttgtggggtgtgtgtgtgcacagccTACGATGGCCACATCTGGCAGGATCAGTTTTACAGTGAGGAGCATTTTGGATTTACCAGAGCAGGATGCTAATAGCATAAAGCAAGCCTCTGACCATCACCACTCAGCGGAGAACTACACCGGCTCGCCGTACCGAGGGTGGATAGAAACAGACAGAAATCACTATCCCTGTGAGTATGAAACGGACAGGAACTGGCCATCTCCGCACAGCtatcttttatttgtttctccccttcctttggGGAAGATGCGAAGAAGCGAATCGCCAGCGTGTGTAGCCTACAGGATCGGGGGGATCCAGGCTGGGAATTTTAGAGAATGTTACTGAATTGCAACAATGAAACAGCAGGAACATCCCGGCCACGagcttaagaaagaaaagattcctttttttttcgTAGGTCGGTGCATGTTCCCAGGTAtggcagaaagcaaagcctCAGGCTGTATCCGCCCGTCTCTCTGCGCTTATCGTTTAAGCTCGCTTCGcggattcttttttttttttttttttttttttttcccctcccgtTTCACTGTTGCAAGTAATCCTGCCTTTTTGTGCTGGCAGGGTTTCGGGTCACCCCACGTACAGCAGAGGCAAGCTAAGCCCAGCCCCAGCGCCTCGTCTCCCCGCGCTGCCGCGGAGCGCGCCCCGGGCGCCCGCGCCTAAATCCCCGCGTCTGCCACCGCGGAGAGCCGGCTCCGGCTCACAGACCCTCCTATGTAGCACGTTGCTCTCACCTCACGCACAGAAATCGCGCCGCAGAGATACGGCGTTTAATGTGTACCTGCGTGTGCGTGGGGGGAGACCGTCCTTCGGACGGGTGCGGGGACCCCGTCGGGATACGTTAAATATCACGGTAACGGAGCGGCTGGAGAAAACCAGTAACGAAGGACTGGGCGGCCCGGCACTCCGTTTTAGCACCGAGCGAGCACGACCGCTGCCAGCCCGCAGACCCGCGGGCTGTGCGCGGCGAAGCGGCCGTGCCCGTGCGGGGATTGACGCCGGGGCAGAGCCGCTCCCCCGCAGGGGGAGAGCCCGCCCCGTCCCGTGGGTTAGGTTTAACGTCTTCGGGGGCTTAGCTCGCGTCTCCTGTTGACCGTTGGGCTTAATCCGGCCCGGTAAACAGGCGGGGCTCTCCCCGCGGGAGGCGATTCGGCTGCCGACGGCCGGCCGCCTGCTAGGTGCCTGCCCCGCGCCCCGGCGCCGGCCGCCCCCTCTCTCTAACCCCCTCGCTGTCCCCAGCTTCCGACGAGAGCGGCCCGGAGCCGAGCTTGCCCGACTCCACCCAAAGGTCGCTCCCCGCCCGCGGCTCGGAGGCcgaggagaagaagaagaagcgGCGGGTGCTCTTCTCCAAGGCGCAGACGCTGGAGCTGGAGCGGCGGTTCCGGCAGCAGCGGTACCTCTCGGCGCCGGAGCGGGAGCAGCTGGCCCGGCTGCTCAGCCTCACCCCCACCCAGGTGAAGATCTGGTTCCAAAACCACCGCTACAAGATGAAGCGGGCGCGGAGCGAgggccccggcagccccccgccgcgcccgcccgccctgcTGCGCCGGGTGGTGGTGCCGGTGCTGGTGCGGGACGGCGAGCCCTGCCGCGGctgccccgccagccccccgccgcccgccgcccgccccaaGCTGGGCTGCGCCCTGGCCGGCTGCAGCGCCCAGGCCGCCCTCGCCCTGCAGGGCTACCGGgcctgcccgcccgcctccgccgccgccctcGGCGTCTTCCCCGCCGCTTACCAGCACTTAGCGCACCCCGCCGTCGTCTCCTGGGGATGGTGACGGCGGCGCTTCGCCCGCCAGGGCCGGACTCATCCCACGGGCGCGGGGAggcctgccccagccccgggctccCGGCGCCGGGCAGGCACCGCGGCTGCCGGGCTcgggcgggccgggcggcggggcgcggagccgggcgggcggcgcaCCCGGCCGGGGCCGAGCTCGCCTgggccgccctccccgccgccggcctcACCGCGGGGCGCGGGTGCCGGGCGCGGCTCGAATTTTGTAAAACCTCCGCTCCGCCTGCTCCTTCGCGAGACATCCCTCGctaaagaagaagaagaatgaCGATGATACTCCTAGCGAcctagtttattttaaaataggtgaTTCTTCCAGTGACTAATAAAATGATTTTGGGCAAATAAATTTTTCCCGGCCGAGAAGTGTATCTTTGACGACTGGGGCTTTTTCCTAGGATTCCCTCCTGTGCCATAAAAGCTTAAATACTTGCCTTGGTCGCGCCAGCGGAGTTTCACTTTCGAGTTCGTTTGCCTTACCCACCTGCGCCGGTAAACGGCGAATAAAGTTTGCTGCAAGCATCTCGCTGCAAACCCCGTGATATTTCCTATGGGAAGCGTGAGCCCGGAGTCCCCCGTCCCAGGAGGCTCCCCGACTTTTCGTTTTGGGCGGCCGTGCCCGGCGCCGGCCGAGGCCCCGGAGGCTGGGGCGCAGGTTTTCCTCCGGCCAGCCAGCCGCGGTTCATTGCTGTCCTCTTTAGAGCCGCTAAGGCAGGATCCAGAGTTAAGACAATCTTCCCGTTAGTCTCTCCCTGTTCCAAAGATCGGCTGTGGAAGGGTAACCGAGAGAAAATAGCGATGCCTTTTAGCGCCCAGAGAATTATGTTTTGAAACGCTTTGAGGAACtattaatttgggggggggggggggatcatcATATGATTGTCCTGGCAACCGCCAATGGggaaaaaccctcaaaaaaaaaaaaacaaccaacaaaaccccacaacaaaaaaaaaaaacaacaccaaacaaACCCAGGTCTCTGAAATATAGACTAGACCGGCTGCCTCCATCCCTCTGACCGGAGCCACGGATCAGGAAACGCGGAGGGAATATCTGGAGGCAAAGACCCCCGGGGACTGATGCAGACAACCCGCCCGCCGAGGAAAGGCTGTCGAGGGAAGCGGACCCGCAGAagctttttgggttttggtttttttttatcccctgGAAGGGGGTTACTCCGGACCAGATGTGCCCCTGGGATGTGTCGTGCTGTCGACACATCCCGGGGAgcccccggggagcggggctgcgaGGCGCCGCCGTCGCGGGTGGGGAGGCGGCCAAAAGCACCTACGGGAGTCCTTTTGGCCGCCTCCCCACCCGCGACGGAGGCAGCAGCATCgcccctctcccctgccagccctgccttccccaggcCTGTATCCCCCTCCACCGAGGCGGCTCGGTGTCGCCTGTGGCCTCCGTACGAGAGGACCAGACCCAGCTGCAAGGCAGGAGAGGTCGGGGAGGACGGAGGGACGCCAGTCTTCCCACCTGCATCCCCTTCTCTGCGTGGGTAGGGGCCATGTGCcagggggagaggcagagcGGAGCAGGCTTCTGGGACGTGCGGGAAGGACCCAGGGAAATACAGCCTCTGTGTCACctgggttggttggtttttttctttgtcgtcttccccccccccttccctttattttcctcctgccatccgaaatcttttttgtctttttttcctctttttttttttttcgtctCAGCTGCTGGCCACCTTGTCTCCCATATGGATGGGGTTATCTTAGAAGAATCTCCCAGAGAATCGCTCCTTAAACCTCCTTTTGTCTTGGGGGTTGAAAAGAGCATTGTTGTGCATGAAAAGGACCTAGACAAAATCCGCACTGTTTCAATTCAGGACTGTTTAATCAGTCCCTAGTGACAATTTTATGGGTTTTAGGCGGTACAATAGTACCTTTTAAAACCTTGTGGCCTTCATGAAAACAAAGGGCTTGAATTTTATGGGCTTACAACTCCAATTAGAACAGTGCCAATGTGTATGGGAGATTATCAAATTTGTATCATAAAACCCCTTTATAATAAATGATTGCTGGAAGctgggg
Proteins encoded in this region:
- the NKX2-8 gene encoding homeobox protein Nkx-2.8; its protein translation is MATSGRISFTVRSILDLPEQDANSIKQASDHHHSAENYTGSPYRGWIETDRNHYPSSDESGPEPSLPDSTQRSLPARGSEAEEKKKKRRVLFSKAQTLELERRFRQQRYLSAPEREQLARLLSLTPTQVKIWFQNHRYKMKRARSEGPGSPPPRPPALLRRVVVPVLVRDGEPCRGCPASPPPPAARPKLGCALAGCSAQAALALQGYRACPPASAAALGVFPAAYQHLAHPAVVSWGW